In a single window of the Esox lucius isolate fEsoLuc1 chromosome 22, fEsoLuc1.pri, whole genome shotgun sequence genome:
- the palm1b gene encoding paralemmin 1b produces MAEISQQERIQAIAEKRKRQTEIENKRRQLEDDRRQLQHLKSKALRERWLLDGAPEEDETLRRLQEDEERTKALESSILCLEQEIEELENPVVTRESRGINGVAQNQSPRRELTGVEAKLLGPSPDKASADNPVTLVFMGYKALEGEAGREADEAGGTEEGGGSVKAEFVVLPDGEGKGVGDGGTETQAAANGSTGEKGDVGETNGGGGEEGEKEKEKKQSCKCCTVM; encoded by the exons aTGGCGGAGATTTCGCAGCAGGAGCGAATTCAGGCCATTGCt GAGAAGCGGAAGAGGCAAACAGAGATCGAGAACAAGAGGAGACAGCTGGAAGATGACAGAAGACAGCTTCAACACCTCAAG tctaAGGCTCTGAGAGAGCGTTGGCTGTTGGATGGGGCTCCAGAGGAGGATGAGACTCTAAGACGACTTcaggaggatgaagagaggaCTAAGGCATTAGAGAGCAGCATCCTCTG tctgGAGCAGGAGATTGAGGAGCTGGAGAATCCTGTTGTGACCAGAGAAAGCAGAG gaATTAATGGAGTAGCACAGAATCAGAGTCCTCGGAGAGAGCTCACTGGAGTAGAAGCCAAGCTGTTGGGTCCCAGTCCAGACAAGGCCAGCGCCGACAATCCAGTCACTCTGGTCTTCATGGGCTATAAGGCCCTGGAGGGTGAGGCCGGGAGAGAGGCCGATGAGGCAGGGGGcacagaggagggaggaggctcGGTCAAGGCAGAGTTTGTGGTGCTGCCGGACGGAGAAGGGAAGGGGGTAGGAGACGGGGGGACGGAGACTCAGGCGGCGGCCAATGGGAGTACAGGTGAGAAGGGGGACGTAGGGGAGACAaatggtggaggaggggaggagggagagaaagagaaagagaagaaacagaGTTGCAAGTGCTGCACAGTCATGTGA